In Prunus dulcis chromosome 1, ALMONDv2, whole genome shotgun sequence, the following are encoded in one genomic region:
- the LOC117615538 gene encoding UDP-glycosyltransferase 88F5-like: MEEDTIVLYAAPGMGHIISMVELGKLILNRYPEKFSITILYTCGSFVDTPSIPAYIRRISLAHPSMSFRQFPRVQNENTSLIGRSGAAIMFDFIRRNDPHVRLALQEISKSSAIRAFIIDIFCSSALPMAKELGIPTYYFYTSDAATLAAFLYFPTIGEQTTKSLKDLTETVFEFPGFKSPIKASHMPEPMLDRDDPAYWDMLYFCSHLPKSNGIIANTFEELEPPAVLKAIAGGLCVPDAPTPPVFYIGPLIAEEKQSGDAAEGEVCLSWLDKQPSRSVVFLCFGSRGSFSGAQLKEMANGLEKSGQRFLWVVKKPPLDEKTKQVHGVHDFDLEGLLPEGFLERTKDRGLVVKSWAPQVAVLKKESVGGFVTHCGWNSVLEAVIAGVPMVAWPLYAEQHMNRSVLVKEMELAIAVEQREEDGFVFGDELERRVRELMESEKGRELRERSRKMGEMALAAWGESGSSTRNLVNFVNSIT, encoded by the coding sequence ATGGAAGAAGACACAATAGTCCTCTACGCAGCTCCAGGAATGGGGCACATAATCTCCATGGTTGAGCTAGGCAAGCTCATTCTCAATCGCTACCCCGAAAAATTCTCCATCACTATTCTCTACACCTGCGGTAGCTTTGTGGATACTCCAAGCATCCCCGCCTACATCCGCCGTATCTCCCTAGCCCATCCTTCCATGTCCTTCCGCCAATTCCCTCGcgttcaaaatgaaaatacatCATTAATTGGCCGCAGCGGCGCTGCCATAATGTTCGATTTCATCCGCCGGAATGATCCTCATGTCCGCCTCGCCCTCCAAGAGATCTCCAAATCTTCCGCCATTCGCGCTTTTATCATCGACATCTTCTGCTCCTCGGCGCTGCCAATGGCGAAGGAACTTGGCATTCCCACCTACTATTTTTACACTTCTGACGCTGCAACTCTTGCGGCTTTTCTGTATTTCCCGACAATTGGGGAACAAACCACCAAGAGCTTGAAGGATCTAACCGAGACTGTTTTCGAGTTTCCCGGGTTTAAGTCTCCGATCAAGGCCTCCCACATGCCTGAGCCAATGCTTGACCGAGACGACCCTGCGTATTGGGACATGCTCTACTTTTGCTCACACCTTCCCAAATCTAATGGGATCATAGCCAACACGTTCGAAGAGCTGGAGCCTCCTGCAGTCCTCAAAGCCATTGCTGGAGGTCTCTGTGTTCCTGATGCTCCCACTCCTCCCGTCTTCTACATTGGGCCATTGATTGCTGAAGAAAAACAATCTGGTGATGCCGCTGAGGGGGAAGTTTGTTTGTCATGGCTTGATAAACAGCCAAGTCGAAGCGTGGTGTTCCTCTGTTTTGGAAGCAGGGGATCATTCTCAGGGGCTCAATTGAAGGAGATGGCAAATGGGTTGGAGAAGAGTGGGCAGAGGTTTTTGTGGGTGGTGAAGAAGCCTCCCCTTGATGAGAAAACCAAGCAGGTCCATGGAGTTCATGACTTTGATTTGGAGGGTTTGTTGCCAGAAGGGTTCTTGGAGAGGACCAAAGATAGGGGTTTGGTGGTGAAGTCATGGGCTCCGCAGGTGGCGGTGTTGAAGAAGGAATCGGTGGGCGGGTTTGTGACGCATTGTGGCTGGAACTCGGTTCTTGAAGCGGTGATCGCCGGCGTGCCGATGGTGGCGTGGCCGCTCTATGCAGAGCAGCACATGAATAGGAGTGTTTTGGTGAAGGAAATGGAGTTGGCGATTGCTGTGGAGCAGAGAGAGGAAGATGGGTTTGTATTTGGGGATGAATTGGAGCGAAGGGTTAGGGAGCTGATGGAGTCGGAAAAAGGGAGAGAGCTTAGAGAAAGGAGCAGGAAAATGGGAGAGATGGCTTTGGCTGCTTGGGGTGAGTCTGGTTCGTCCACTAGAAACTTGGTCAACTTTGTTAATAGCATTACATAA
- the LOC117614386 gene encoding uncharacterized protein LOC117614386 — MAFPRTQKSKPGPGSPIIFLVICIATIALLFLVSSLISTSEFSLSSLKTLESRLKVKNIKQNHQTGHEKYLYWGDRIDCPGKHCESCAGLGHQESSLRCALEEAMFLQRTFVMPSRMCINPIHNNNEILHHSHSAISEERWTANSCSMDSLYDIDLISGTVPVILDNSKMWYRVVATSMKLGGRGAAHVEGGTRVDLRENSSFSNLLLINRTASPLAWFMECKDRKNRSAIILPYTFLPSMAAKKLRNAADKIKALLGDYDAIHVRRGDIIKTRKDRFGVNRTLHPHVDRDTHPEFILRRIEKWVPSGRTLFIASNERTPGFFSPLSVRYKLAYSSNYSHILEPLIENNYQLFMIERIIMMGAKTFINTFKEGDTGLSLTDDPKKNTKLWQIPVYSFDEEGS; from the exons ATGGCCTTTCCTAGAACCCAAAAGTCCAAACCAGGACCCGGTTCCCCAATCATCTTCCTTGTCATCTGCATAGCCACCATTGCACTCCTCTTTCTCGTTTCATCTCTCATTTCCACTAGTGAGTTCTCTTTATCCTCTCTGAAAACCCTCGAAAGCAGACTCAAAGTAAAGAATATAAAACAGAACCACCAAACTGGCCACGAGAAGTACCTCTACTGGGGTGACAGAATTGATTGCCCTGGAAAGCACTGCGAGTCCTGTGCGGGTCTGGGCCACCAGGAGTCCAGCCTCAGGTGTGCTCTTGAAGAGGCTATGTTCCTTCAGAG AACTTTTGTAATGCCTTCAAGAATGTGTATTAACCCAATACACAATAATAATGAGATCCTTCATCACTCACATAGTGCAATTTCAGAAGAAAG GTGGACAGCAAACTCCTGTTCCATGGACTCGTTGTATGATATAGACCTCATATCAGGCACTGTACCAGTAATTTTGGACAATTCAAAAATGTGGTATCGAGTGGTGGCAACAAGTATGAAGTTGGGAGGTAGAGGAGCTGCCCATGTGGAAGGAGGTACTCGTGTTGATCTCAGGGAGAACAGTAGTTTCTCAAATCTTTTACTCATAAACAGAACTGCAAGCCCTCTTGCATG GTTTATGGAGTGCAAGGATCGAAAAAATCGTAGTGCTATAATTTTGCCATATACCTTTCTCCCCTCGATGGCTGCAAAGAAGTTGAGGAATGCAGCTGACAAG ATTAAGGCGCTCCTTGGAGATTATGATGCCATTCACGTACGTCGTGGTGATATAATTAAGACCAGGAAGGACAGGTTTGGCGTTAACAGGACCCTGCATCCTCATGTAGACAGGGATACACACCCAGAGTTTATTCTTCGCAGAATTGAGAAATGGGTCCCATCTGGACGAACTCTTTTTATTGCTTCAAATGAGAGGACACCAGGATTTTTTTCACCTCTCTCAGTCAG ATATAAGTTGGCCTATTCATCAAACTATAGCCACATATTGGAGCCCTTGATTGAGAATAACTACCAGTTGTTCATGATTGAAAGGATTATCATGATGGGTGCTAAAACATTCATCAACACATTCAAAGAAGGTGACACAGGTCTCAGTCTTACCGATGACCCAAAGAAGAACACCAAGTTATGGCAAATACCAGTCTATAGCTTCGATGAAGAGGGAAGCTAA
- the LOC117613951 gene encoding transcription factor bHLH80 codes for MQRAAGGSSSGGGEVSRGGGLGRFCSAPATWLEALLEEEEEDPLKPTQCLTELLAENTGATSVGFGSATVDPVSYEAAAAAGFLSRQNSSPAEFLGSSNDGSEGYFSGFGIPAHLDFVSLSPNSSSPSANKRVREVKLEEGGLEDAVPCRVRAKRGCATHPRSIAERVRRTRISDRIRKLQDLVPNMDKQTNTADMLDEAVEYVKFLQKQIQELSEHQRRCKCIAKE; via the exons ATGCAACGGGCAGCTGGTGGAAGCAGCAGTGGCGGCGGAGAAGTGAGTCGGGGAGGCGGGCTCGGCCGGTTCTGCTCGGCGCCGGCGACATGGTTAGAGGCACTGcttgaggaggaagaagaagacccatTGAAGCCCACCCAGTGCTTAACTGAGCTTCTTGCTGAAAACACAGGAGCCACATCAGTAGGGTTTGGTTCTGCGACAGTGGATCCAGTGTCGTATGAAGCTGCCGCCGCTGCTGGATTTCTTAGCCGACAGAACAGCTCTCCGGCGGAGTTTCTGGGGAGTTCGAACGACGGGTCGGAAGGGTATTTCTCGGGGTTTGGAATTCCGGCGCACCTCGACTTTGTGTCCTTGTCCCCAAATAGCTCTTCTCCTTCTGCTAATAAGAGGGTTAGGGAGGTG AAATTGGAGGAAGGTGGATTGGAGGATGCAGTGCCTTGCAGGGTTAGGGCCAAGCGTGGATGTGCTACGCATCCTAGGAGCATTGCTGAAAGG GTCCGGAGGACTCGAATCAGTGACCGCATAAGGAAGCTTCAAGACCTTGTGCCCAACATGGATAAG CAAACTAATACTGCTGATATGTTAGACGAGGCAGTGGAGTATGTGAAGTTTCTTCAGAAGCAGATTCAG GAACTTTCAGAGCATCAGCGCAGATGCAAATGCATAGCTAAAGAATAA
- the LOC117633779 gene encoding 26S proteasome non-ATPase regulatory subunit 1 homolog A-like — protein MATMVSSACGLLAMLNEAHPLLKLHALSNLNNLVDNFWPEISASVPVIESLYEDEGFDQHQRQLAALLVSKVFYYLGELNDSLSYALGAGSLFDVSEDSDYVHTLLAKAIDEYASLKSKAAESCTEAANVDPRLEAAKGIIEYPRLKSKAAESSTEAANVDPRLVAIVERMLNKCIMDGKYHQAMGIAIECRRLDILEEAIIKSDNVQGTLSYCINVSHSFVNLREYRREVLRLLVNVYQKLPSPDYLSICQCLMFLDEPESVASILEKLLRSENKDDALLAFQIAFDLIENEHQAFLLSVRKRLSPPKPQPSESPQPESSEAAPNENSAQEDVQMTDGGPASNVSVLEDPNEVMYSERLTKIKGILSGETSIQLTLQFLYSHNKSDLLILKTIKQSVEMRNSVCHSATIYANAIMHAGTTVDTFLRENLDWLSRATNWAKFSATAGLGVIHRGHLQQGRSLMAPYLPQGGAGGGSPYSEGGALYALGLIHANHGEGIKQFLRDSLRSTNVEVIQHGACLGLGLAALGTADEGIYDDFKGVLYTDSAVAGEAAGISVGLLMVGTASEKASEMLVYAHETQHEKIIRGLALGIALTVYGREEEADTLIEQMTRDQDPILRYGGMYALALAYSGTANNKAIRQLLHFAVSDVSDDVRRTAVLALGFVLYSEPEQTPRIVSLLSESYNPHVRYGAALAVGISCAGTGLSEAISLLEPLTLDVVDFVRQGALIAMAMVMVQISEASDSRVGAFRRQLEKIILDKHEDTISKMGAILASGILDAGGRNVTIRLLSKTKHDKVTAVVGLAVFSQFWYWYPLIYFISLAFSPTALIGLNSDLKVPKFEFLSHAKPSLFEYPKPTTVPTAASAVKLPTAVLSTSAKATKARAKKEADQKANAEKLTGAEASSASATTGKGKPSSEKDGDSMQVDGPTEKKSEPEPSFEILTNPARVVPSQEKFIKFLEESRYVPIKLAPSGFVLLRDLRPTEPEVLSLTDTPSSTASPAGGSATGQQGSASTMAVDEEPQPPQPFEYTPNQ, from the exons ATGGCGACTATGGTGAGCTCGGCCTGTGGGCTCCTAGCCATGCTGAACGAGGCCCATCCCTTGCTCAAGCTCCACGCTTTGTCCAACCTCAACAACTTGGTCGACAACTTTTGGCCCGAGATCTCCGCCAGCGTACCCGTCAT AGAAAGTTTGTATGAAGATGAAGGGTTTGATCAGCATCAAAGACAACTGGCTGCATTGCTTGTGTCGAAG GTTTTCTATTATTTGGGTGAACTTAATGACTCACTTTCCTATGCACTTGGAGCTGGttccttatttgatgtgtCAGAGGATTCTGATTATGTCCATACTCTTCTAG CTAAAGCTATAGATGAGTATGCCAGTCTTAAGTCTAAGGCAGCAGAATCATGTACTGAAGCAGCAAATGTGGATCCTAGATTGGAGGCAGCTAAAGGTATAATTGAGTATCCCCGTCTTAAGTCTAAGGCAGCAGAATCAAGTACTGAAGCAGCAAATGTGGATCCTAGATTGGTGGCAATTGTAGAGAGAATGCTGAATAA GTGTATCATGGATGGAAAATATCACCAAGCTATGGGGATTGCAATTGAATGCCGAAGATTGGATATACTTGAGGAAGCAATCATAAAAAGTGATAATGTTCAAGGAACTCTGTCATATTGCATAAATGTTTCGCATTCCTTTGTTAATCTCAGAGAATATAGACGTGAG GTACTTCGCCTTCTAGTCAATGTGTATCAAAAGCTGCCCTCCCCAGATTACTTGAGCATTTGTCAGTGTCTCATGTTCTTAGATGAACCTGAAAGTGTTGCAAGCATATTGGAAAAGCTTTTGCGCTCTGAAAACAAGGATGATGCACTCTTGGCATTTCAAATAGCCTTTGATCTCATAGAGAATGAACATCAAGCTTTTCTCTTAAGTGTGAGAAAACGCCTTTCCCCTCCCAAGCCTCAGCCTTCAGAATCTCCGCAGCCAGAATCCAGTGAAGCTGCTCCAAATGAAAATTCTGCTCAAGAGGATGTTCAAATGACAGATGGAGGTCCTGCTTCTAATGTGAGTGTGCTCGAAGATCCGAACGAAGTGATGTATTCTGAGAGGCTgacaaaaattaaaggaatttTGTCGGGAGAGACATCAATACAGTTGACTCTACAATTTTTGTACAGTCATAACAA GTCCGATCTTCTTATTCTGAAGACAATAAAGCAGTCTGTTGAGATGAGAAATAGTGTATGCCATAGTGCAACCATTTACGCTAATGCAATTATGCATGCTGGAACAACTGTGGACACGTTTCTTAGGGAGAATCTG GACTGGTTAAGCAGAGCCACAAATTGGGCAAAATTCAGTGCAACAGCAGGGTTAGGTGTTATTCACAGAGGCCATTTGCAGCAGGGAAGATCGCTGATGGCACCTTACTTGCCTCAAGGTGGGGCTGGTGGTGGCAGTCCGTACTCGGAAGGCGGTGCTTTGTATGCTTTGGGTCTCATTCATGCCAACCATGGCGAAGGCATCAAACAATTTCTTCGTGATAGCCTACGCAGTACTAATGTTGAG GTTATTCAACATGGTGCATGCTTAGGTCTTGGCTTAGCAGCCTTAGGAACTGCTGATGAAGGGATCTATGATGACTTTAAAGGTGTGCTCTATACTGACAGTGCTGTAGCGGGTGAAGCTGCTGGGATCAGTGTGGGTTTGCTTATGGTTGGAACTgcaagtgagaaggctagtgaGATGCTTGTTTATGCACATGAGACACAACATGAAAAGATCATCAG GGGTTTAGCATTGGGAATTGCCCTGACGGTATAcggaagagaagaagaagcagacaCTTTAATTGAGCAGATGACAAGGGATCAAGATCCCATACTACGTTATGGTGGTATGTATGCATTGGCACTGGCCTACAGTGGGACAGCAAACAACAAGGCCATTCGACAGCTGCTGCATTTTGCTGTGTCTGATGTGAGTGATGATGTCAGGAGAACTGCTGTTCTAGCACTTGGGTTTGTCTTGTACTCCGAGCCAGAGCAG ACACCAAGAATTGTCTCCCTGCTATCTGAGTCTTACAACCCGCATGTTCGATATGGTGCTGCTCTTGCAGTAGGCATTTCCTGTGCTGGTACTGGCTTGAGTGAGGCCATATCTTTGCTAGAGCCTCTGACTTTAGATGTTGTTGATTTTGTGCGCCAAGGTGCTCTCATCGCTATGGCTATGGTCATGGTCCAGATTAGTGAAGCCAGTGATTCTCGTGTAGGAGCTTTCAG GCGGCAGTTGGAGAAAATTATCCTTGATAAGCATGAAGACACCATCAGCAAAATGGGAGCAATCTTGGCCTCTGGAATTCTTGATGCTGGTGGAAGGAATGTGACCATAAGATTGCTTTCTAAAACAAAACATGATAAGGTCACTGCAGTTGTCGGCCTCGCTGTTTTCAGCCAGTTTTGGTATTGGTATCcccttatttatttcataAGCTTGGCATTCTCACCAACAGCTTTGATAGGACTAAACTCTGACCTGAAAGTTCCGAAGTTTGAGTTCCTGTCACATGCAAAACCTTCACTGTTTGAATATCCGAAACCAACCACTGTGCCAACTGCTGCATCAGCTGTTAAACTTCCCACAGCTGTCTTGTCAACATCAGCCAAGGCCACGAAAGCCAGAGCCAAGAAAGAAGCAGATCAGAAGGCAAATGCCGAAAAGTTAACTGGGGCAGAGGCTTCATCTGCTAGTGCAACTACTGGGAAAGGAAAACCATCAAGTGAGAAGGATGGGGATTCAATGCAG GTTGATGGCCCAACTGAAAAGAAATCAGAGCCTGAGCCCTCTTTTGAGATTTTGACCAACCCAGCTAGGGTGGTTCCTTCTCAGGAGAAATTTATCAAATTTCTGGAAGAAAGTAGATATGTGCCCATTAAGTTGGCACCTTCAGGCTTTGTGCTGTTGAGAGACCTGCGGCCAACTGAACCCGAGGTGCTTTCACTTACGGACACTCCCTCTTCTACAGCGTCACCAGCTGGTGGATCAGCAACAGGACAGCAGGGTTCTGCATCAACCATGGCAGTTGATGAGGAACCTCAGCCTCCTCAGCCCTTTGAATACACTCCTAATCAATGA
- the LOC117614423 gene encoding uncharacterized protein LOC117614423: MTPTCIKIPTHVILHSPTLKPKAASAAHSRYQKRRDEVNLNLRNPTATISPSPSPFPILATPLIMLAAASSSTTWLRARRSRYLFLLICSPILIPFLCATFPFLCAAELCLRLCRRRIKTAHGADEEVEERLRRCEEGRSGEREEMGLLQRYLEDQLLLVGSVYDCGDDDVDDRLYHEIHDYDNDSKTTPLLA, from the coding sequence ATGACTCCCACATGTATAAAAATCCCCACTCATGTGATCCTCCACTCCCCCACTTTGAAACCCAAAGCAGCTTCTGCAGCGCACAGCCGTTACCAAAAAAGACGCGATGAAGTCAATCTCAATCTCCGAAATCCAACGGCCACGATCTCTCCCTCCCCTTCCCCTTTCCCAATCCTCGCGACGCCTCTGATCATGTTAGCCGCCGCCTCCTCCTCAACCACATGGCTCCGAGCTCGCCGAAGCCGCTACCTCTTCCTCCTCATCTGCTCTCCGATTCTCATCCCCTTTCTCTGCGCCACTTTCCCTTTCCTCTGCGCCGCCGAGCTATGCCTCCGGCTCTGTCGCCGCCGTATAAAGACGGCTCACGGCGCCGACGAGGAGGTGGAGGAACGGCTGCGGCGATGCGAAGAAGGACGCAGCGGCGAGAGAGAAGAGATGGGGCTGCTGCAGAGGTATTTGGAGGATCAGTTGCTGCTCGTTGGATCTGTGTATGATTGTGGggatgatgatgttgatgatcGTTTGTATCATGAGATTCATGACTATGATAATGATTCCAAAACTACTCCTCTTTTGGCTTGA